agccaggatttcagctAAGGACTTTTTATATTTGGATGCAAATAGTCTCTTCCTCTCCTAAAACACATTTGTAATTAagttttacttcttttttttaatcattgcaTGGTAAACTTCTCAGGCAGACATGTAAAATTCTGTTccaactgaattcaatgggaattttgctattgacttcaatagggccaggttTTCACGCATGGtgttttcctctctgttttgtATAATACTGAGCACAGAGATAGAGGTCCAAAAATGATAACACATATTAAGTCCGTTCTGCTTTGGGCATATATCTCACTGATTTGTCCTCTCATCTTTGACAGGCTCTTCCTGCAGAATTTCTCCACAAGTATCAGAACTTTGACTGATGCTGATGACTGACTTTCCTTGCAATTGAACTCTGGTCTGTTGTGGATCATGCTAGGTCCAAgcaccagaactgaaagcagagaGACTTTCCTTCCTGTGCTTTCAAAACTCCTTTTGCTGAGAACATGTAGCCGCTGCATTCAAATGCAGAGTGGTGAACCTGGAGGTAGAGAAGATTGGGACAAAAtgtcttggggcggggggggctgaaCCTGGAGGCTAGCAGGAAGGAGAAGGAAACTGGGACTGAGAGTTGAGGTGGAGGGGAGACTGACATGGGGAGCCAGATTGGGGCAGACAAACTGGCTGGAgaaggagactaggactgggaaCCAGGCAGGGAGAATGGTAGGGACTGGAAAGAAAGAGAGATACCATTGTAGTTGTTTTTCCTTATGAGAGGCACTCAGATGCTAGGGTGATGCGGACCATACACAAACCCTGATGGATAGCTAATTCAAACATAATTGATCTTTTGCTGACTTTGTGTTTAGTATTTATTTGGAaccacttttttcttttactgtacCCACTGACCATATGGATCATTACATTTCAGCATGATGGTTACTCCTAAATACATCTTTTCACTTCAAAAAGTcatttgatcctgcaaacacttatgcacatgctttactttaccactgtgagcagtcccattatgGTAACAAAGTTGTCTACTTTTGCTAAACAATCAGTTCCACCTTGTAttgagctgtgacactctgagtacctttcccagtccagctctgtgtagctcaaaaacttgtctctttcaccaaaagaagttggtccaataaaatattttacctcacccaccttgcctcggCAACAAAGTTAGACATGTGCAGAAATGTCTGCGAAATCAGGGCTTTAATATCAAAAATATGTTGCTGCTAAAGAGGGCATTGGAGCAGGACAAGAGCTTATCATCATACATTATGGAGAAAGAGGGAAATGATTAGAAATAATAGAATGTTAGGAGATCGTCATCATCAATGAATCAAGCAATCTGATTGGCTAATGTATTAAATGGGTGATCCAATGcccataaaagtcaatgggagtccttccattgacttcaatggacactgGATCAGACTCTAATATTTTAGATTTTTCCTGTACATTGAAACAGCATCTTTTGTCACACAAACTTATGTGCATTATTCCTTTGAACCTCAGAAGAGTAATATAACTGAAGTGTTGGTATCTCCTAAGGATCAAAGGCTACAGGCAAATCATGGGGCCAACAGCTCTTTCTATGCAATTATTAATCTCCAGGATATGCCCTATATCTCAGTCATTATTATAATTTATGCTTCCAGTACCCAGCAGTTATTCTCTGAAGATCTCACAGAGCTTTATCAACATTCGAACTCCTCACAATGCTCCTGTATTACCATCCCCATTCTACAGCCAAGGTAACTAAGGCACAGACACATGAAGTAACTTGTAAAAGGGCCACACAGTGAGACAGCAACAGAACTGGGAGTAGAATCAGAACTTCtgacttccagtcctgtgctATCACTTCTAGGCAGACTGTTCCATTGCTTAActatttacatttatttccaCACAGATTATCCTGCTAGCAATATAAAAATCTGAGCCAGTTTCACCACTTACCATTTCATTAAGAACTGTGAAAATTGTATGATGACAGGTCCAATATCAGCTTTAGTGATCATTCCAGAAAGTTAAGAAGAGCAAAGAAGAGCTATAGAGCAGTTTTCAGACCTTTCCTTCTTTTAACCATATTGCTGAGCAGTTAGTGGAGAAAacgtttgatttgttttttacaaaGATGATCTTGCtgtctctcttcattctgaaagctgccaattgctgccttcagagtgcATCTCAAATAAGCCCCATAGGCCCCACACCTGAAAGGAATTTTGCATGAGCAGGCACCTACATATGCAAGGAGCCCCATTAAAGTTAAGGGGGCTCTGCATGGGTGCTGGGGTCTATGTGGGCAGAACAACTTGTAGTATTGGGGCCATagaccctgattcagaaaagcacttaaaacGTGTAAATGTATCCctattcagcatgtgcttaactttaatttcactggcacttcagcatgtgcttaaagttaagacagtgcttaagtactttgctgaattggagccataACTGAGCACTATTTTGCTCCACTGTTATTAGGAGACCACATCTGTTAGCCAAGTGATTTTTGTCAGCTCTCTGGGTGATTACTTATGACATTGGTCACTATATAAATATAGAGTATTTTTTTACATTATACATCATTTAGGATCTGAGCCTGGCCTCATTGCAGACAACAGGATTTTTGCCAGTTATTTCAGTGGCAGCAGGACTGGTTAGTTAATAAGGAAATAGCTGGAACTACTGCAGTGGCATTTCTGTTATTTACCACTGCTTTTTATATTGTTGGTCATTGTGAGATGGAACTATTTGGTGAAGAGAACTGGGTCCCCTGCAGAAGTAACTAGAAACAATATACTGTAGCTTTCTCCATATCTATTACATATTCTAAAAAGCAGCGTCCAAGCTCTTAAACATCTTCTAACCTTTAAGGCAAAGTTACTGTTGAAATACAGGAAAATGTGAATAATGCAGGAATGCAAAGATCACACTACCTGATTGTGCAGCTGACAGCAACCAGAAACATCTTAAACCATCATGTGTAGTGTCAGGGTTATAATATAGCATTACTTGGTCCTGGTGACACTAGACAATTTGTTTAATGATAATCATAGAGCACATCAAATGTTAGCAGAGACAGCATCTTGAATTGCTtctgctttttaaatgaaaaagcactCTGGACTAAAATATTTAGGAAATAATTCTGCTGAAGTTTATGAAAGTATTTATTCTGCtattatattttattcaaaaaattCGTCTTTACTAGGAATGGGAAAGTACATAACCCTCATTCTTACCACAGGACAGTAGGGGAGAAATAAATTTCGTTCTTTAGACATTTCAATTCTTCAGAATATATCCTCCATTTGtcacacaccctgaactcctaccCAAATCTTTGGCTGATACCCTGACCACATCgtagtcaatagaagttttgctattgatacCTGTAGGAGTAAGATTTCATGTTTGATTTTTCAGTGCATTGTCATAGTGGTcatagcagaaaaaaaaatcgaACATAAAATACTTTATTCCCCAAACGTCTCTGTTCTATTTCCTTGAGGGTCCATATAAAGTACCAAATCCCACCTGATGTAAAGGCTTTTGGAAACCACCTGGATGGGACTGAGTATTTATTTCCTTATAATGGAAATGGATGCCCTGGGAGAGCACTAGAAATGACATATTATTACTTGGTTCATTGTAGGgcatgattctcatttacactatggACCCTTCACACTATAAGTTACAGTTACATCCACTATTAGTTACACTGCCAGAGTTGTGTATaaggctttagtgtaaatgaggacCAGGCCCTATGGACTGTTGAGCTTCTGACTCCTCGTGACAAAAGGGAGAGCCTCttattgaggtttcagagtagcagccatgttagtctgtattcgcaaaaagaaaaggagtaccggtggcaccttagagactaacaaatttattagagcataagctttcgtgagctacagctcacttcatcggatgcatttagtgagctgtagctcacgaaagcttatgctctaataaatttgttagtctctaaggtgccaccggtactcctctTATTGAGGATGATGATACCACAGTACCACCTCTGACATGACTGGAGTTTGAAGATGGAGTTGTATGGTTTTTAAAACGTCTGATAGAGCATCCATTTACACTATTGTAGTCAGTCTCAGATTAACACTTCTCTAGTCTCACCTGAGACTGCTGTTGAAGCTTCTCTTGCATCAGCTGGTGTTAATGTCCTAGTTGGCTGTCACTTGCTAATTAAGCCTATGTAGCTTATAACAAACAGAAGACAAAGAGTAAAGAGACAGCCCGAAGAGTGTCAGTGTTTTAGTATAATGGAAGTTCCCCTATGCTTATGGAAGAAGTTAGTGGAATTAGATTAGGAAATAGCTCTGTAAATATTTTATCTAGATATGCTTTAATACTTTTATTTAGACTATATTGCAAGCAGATTCATTTCATGGTTAGAACTTCACAATATGAATTGCTTTGTATTTGTCTGAATTGCACTTTTCAATTTAATTCTGAAATTTGGAAGCCAAAAAAGCAGTTTCTTCCCAAAAGCACGGTGTTTAAATGGGTGCAGACAGTAAAACAAATATGGAGGGAAAGTTATGTACCAGGTAACTCTCCAGAAAAACAAGCCAATGGGGGGGTCTGAAATATCCTTATTAAGCAAAAGGAAACAACTAACATGTCTTTAATTGTTTTCTGGACTTAATAAGAAAACTGgccaagcacttctgaaaacagaATTCACTGCTCTAGGGCCAGTTCCTTAGCTAATGTAAATCACCGATTGCTCAGAGATGGTTTCATTATTTAAAGTGTCATATGTCCACTCTATACTTGTACGCTGACAgcacattatttttataaaatatctcCCTTTGTCCTTTTGGTTTAGTTCATTTTTATAAACACCTTACACTTCTAAAATGTAAGTAGGTGCGTTAAGAGAAAGAGATATCAGATAATCTGAAAAAAACCAACATATTCGGGTACTGtagaataatttatttatttaaaatatctctTTATATGATACACTCCTCCATGATGATTTCATTCTAACTGTAGTGGAGGGAAAGCAAATGAAGAAtgtcattaataaataaataaataccagtAACTCTAGATTTTCACCTGTATCACTATACAGTGACATCAACTTCATTCTGAAATTCAGCTCTTTTAGGCTTTTGTAACCCATCTTTCAGATAGGATTAGCATCACATTTGGTCTCGGTGTTGAATTTCAAACATTACAGAACCCCATCTTTAACTGTTGCAGTCACTCTGTGTTAGCCGTTGCCCTACTTTTATTTTATATCTTTTACTGTGCTGTACAActcatttcaattattttattgtttatgaatattttgCTTGGGGTGAATGGTTTTTAAATGTTGTGTTCTCTAAGTTGCAGAGTTTATGAGACAGTCAGGCACAGTCATTTGAATTTTTGGTCCTTAGATGTGGAGTTGAACATGGATGTTATACAAGCAAATGTCTATGTGGTGGTCTCCCTAAGAAATTTAATCCACTAGTGTAGTGTTTTTGCTAACTGCAAcattaaaatagattttgttcattttttacaCTAGCTACATGACATAATTCAGTgtaaaggtggggaggggagtaggTTTGATTTGGTAGCTGGCAGAACACCATAAGTCTTCCAGATCTTGTCAGGTCTTCCATAATAGCCTTGGTCTTGATGTTGTCTTCAATacaatttatatttccttttccttGCAAATTAGTATCCACTGGCAAATCAAATGCTTAAGAATAAAAGAGTTCAGCCAGCAGCATATAAGGAATCCAAGTGGAAACAAAGGAAGCCTGCAGTAAAGTCCCGAAatcaaatcctggccccactgaagtcaatggcaacacctTAGCAGATTAAAAAATACAGTGCAAGTTCTAGCAAGAAAATGCTTGTATGCTGAAATAGATCCAAACAAGATTTCAGAAGCAACCCACTagtacatgaagagaaggaagctCAGCAAGGAAGTTATAACGTGAAACTTCACATGATCTTAAAAAGACATAAGAGGACTTAAAATGGAAGATACAGAAAAAGATGCAAAACCCACCTGAAAGGGAAAGGGACAATTTATGAGAAAAACCTGCAGAAAATACATAATACATCAGTCCCAGCTTCCTTTGACAGATTGactataacaatttttaaatggaaaactaaCATGAGTATGAAATACTGAGCTAAAAGGATGGATAGGCAGACCATGAAACACCAAGACAAGATCTTCAAATGGTgaaaatcagcataactccattaaaataatatgaaatacattgatttgcaccagctgaggatctggcccatgtttCAAAGAGCCATGATTACTATAAATAGCTTTCCAGTTGACCAGAGACAGGAAAAGAGCCTGCTGACAGCGTTCAGTATTTGGTATAGTTCATATGAGACCCTGTTTATGGAGATGAATCCTGAAGTCTATATTCAGTTTTACTTAGTCCTTATTGAGGCAATATTCTCACTGACCTCAAGGGGAATTTTCACTGAATATGGATTGAGTAAAGCTTTCAGGATTTAGCCTACAGTGCAATTGTTCATATTCTACCCACGGTGTATAGAATTGACCCTGTTTTGCAAACAATACAATTAGTCCCTATACAACAATATCTGAGTAGctactttgggccagatcctcaactggtggaAATGGGACTTAGGTCATTTCACATCAACTGCCCCTATTCAAGCTGATAGATCTTATTTTGTTACTAATTGTTCAAAATTAAAGAGGCATTTAAAGCAAGTGTCTAATTATTAGTGATTTTAAGACTTCTTACAAAATGTGTGGCAATAAAGAAAGGAAatgattattaaattattattacttttttatatTGGTAACACTTTACATTTCTTGATTCCAAATTCAGGTACAcaaaaattataattaattatataaatCTAGGCTTGATTCTCATCTCATACTGGTGTAACTTCATGAATGTCAGTGGATTTACTAGTGATCTACGTAGTATTAGTCAGAGGAGTATCACGCCAGAGTAATTGCACCATAATTTTTGTGTACCTGTATTTGGAATCAAGAAATATAAAGTGTTACCAatataaaaaagtaataataatttaatagtCATTTCCTTTCTAATGTATGACTTTTGTCTCCTGTGAGATATATTCTCTGCTCAGCATGTTAAGCAATTCCTACCAATACTAAGAAGAGTAAGGCATGCACTTCAAGAGGATAATATATGCATAGATTAATTACTGTACTAAAACCTGACAAACGTGTAAGTACAAACTAACACTTCAAGTGCTTTTGCTGTGGTCTTCATCCTGTAACCCTTGCTCACATGAATAATCCTTAATCACATGAGCAGAATCTTGCTTGAGAAGTATAACCTGAACTCTGCAGTTCCAGGTTTTCTAACATTTGAGAGATTTCTTTTCAACTCTAATGTTCTTGAAAGTTAATATGGACTCAAACCACCGCTATGTGCCTGCAATTCTAATTTCACTTTAAGGAAATTcctttgtgttgttttttgtatATAGCCACACTAAGATCCAATCTGTCATTTGTAAAATACATCTGTTATCTATTCCATGTATTTAAAATGATTTACATATGGATTATTTAGATAGGCCATCCTGTCTTGCAAGGAAGAAATGGATAACAAAACTAACCTGTTTACTTTTACCCTAGTTTAGCTGGCTTttgctgtcagggatggttttgGTCTCCCCGCTGTCCCTTTCCAGGGATAGCACTGTAATTTCGGAAATGGCTCAGATATATGAAAATCCAGCTTGCTGTAGAAAGATCATCCCAAAGGACGTCTTCCTTTCCCCTATCCTAGTGACAAGTTCTCTTTGTCAGACTGACACATCACTTCAGATCTTTCATCTCTCACTTCCTCTGAGCCTCCCCAAAGTCAACAGACTTAGGGAAACCAAACTGGCTTTTCTTTTCTAAGGATCTGATAGTTGGAGTCACCTTCCAGCGGGTGACTTTAAAATCTGGATGCTATTTGGAAATCCCAAGTCCTTGGAGTTTATAGACTATGTCTTGATAGCAGAGTTGAAAATGTAATTAAGCACATATgtggatttattaaaaatttgcTGCTTTTGTTTGTATTCTCTTAccatataaatagaaaaaaaggtTATTTAGTTAGACAGGAAATTTGAGCTCGGTCTCAAATTGAGCATTTGATCCATGACAAGGTAACCTAAGTAGTGGTTATTGTCACCTTTTGAATCTTATATAAGACAGGCTGGCAAACCAGACAACACTACTGTTTTGTCTCATATCtcttcagctatttttttttcacctACTTGGGAAAATCAAAAAGGTGAGCAGCCAGCTCGAGATTAAAGAGCAGATCTGTGCAAGAGTGAGCCAGTAGCAAGTACAGTAGCTCATGGTGTAAGATGTTCAGTTTTATCTCTGGAGGTTATATAAAGATGGAGCTTATGTAGATAAGtactggtttttgttttcttttttaagcttgctggtgaaaaaaaaaaccttcttttgtttcctttttcttctgcatGCCCTATTTTTGTGTATTGCTAAATGCCACACATTCCAACAAACTAGTGGTTAGGTTACTTTAACTATTACATGGAGAGTTTAAATCTGTCTGACCTGCCTAAATATTGAGTAGGTAACAGATAAAAATGTGTTGCCAACTTAAAATGATGTTCATGCAAGCAAATTGATTAAAATAGGGAtataaaaaatgttaagtaacagTAGCTTCAATCAATTTCAATcaaccgaatgcatccgatgaagagagctgtagctcatgaaagcttatgctcaaataaatttgttagtctctaaggtgccacaagtactccttttttttgcgaatacagactaacacggctgctactctgaaagtagctTCAATGTTTACTAATTAGCTTCTCTTCTCTTAAAATACTCATGttacaatatttaatttaaaaatggtctGTTATAAAACTCTAAACAAACAAGATTACTGGGGGGACATATTTACTTGTGGATGTGTTTGCAATTCACTTGTACTTGTCtgcaataaattttttttttgtgaccAGGTTTAAGATGAGCATCACTGACATCCTCAGCCCTTCTGATATTGCTGCTGCCCTGAGGGACTGCCAAGGTAAGAAAATCTATAGGTAAACATAAATCTGTTATTCAGTAAAATATGTAACAAATTTAATTCAGTCTTCAAGGAATATTGAAGATATGTTTCCAGAGAGTTCACAatgaaaaagagatttttttgttGTCTTAGTGGCTGGCTGAGTTAATTTGTTACTGCTCAGGACTAAGGCTGATGGTGGGCTGAATTTATATGTTATCcacataggatttttttaatgtttccagaCGCTCATTTATTACGTTATAAGATTAACTAAATTGACAGGGCACCTAGAGTTTCTTGTATtggcagcccctccccaccccccccttttAACTACTGTTTACATCtaaaacaataaaattaatatatCAAAGTAACATGATCAGACTGTTCAGGATCTGAAGCTAAGACAAGGAGTGCTAATGGAAGTGACCTGGGTCATCCTGGCTTTTATTGTTTATCTCCAGCCTTCGATTCCTTCAGCCACAAAAAATTCTTTCAGCTCAGCGGAATGTCCAAAAAGAGCAGCAGTCAGATCAAGGATATCTTCCAGCTCTTAGACAATGATCAAAGCGGCTTTATTGAGGAAGATGAACTCAAGTAAGaggtttctttgtttctttgactTGTAAGAGACTTTCATAGAGGTCAGCATTACTTTGTGTCCTAAACCATCCTCTGCTGAAGCTGAAGGCGGGTCATACTGAATATAAGTATGGTAAATCCTTGTACTGATTTTGAATGATGTCCTATGGGAATCTTTAGAGAGAAAACAATAAGGTCTAAAAACTAGCAAAAAGGAGAGAGCAGGTACAGAAAAATGTCATTCCCCAGGGCTGCGCTTTGGCAAAGTGTACAATCAAACATGCCCAGACTGCACTTATCAAGCAGGAATGTATTAAATGAAGCTTTAAATTCCAAAACAATACAGGCTCTTTTTGGATGACTTGGCAACAAGGTG
Above is a window of Dermochelys coriacea isolate rDerCor1 chromosome 10, rDerCor1.pri.v4, whole genome shotgun sequence DNA encoding:
- the LOC119862647 gene encoding parvalbumin, thymic CPV3, with amino-acid sequence MSITDILSPSDIAAALRDCQAFDSFSHKKFFQLSGMSKKSSSQIKDIFQLLDNDQSGFIEEDELKYFLQRFECGARVLTTSETKTFLAAADHDGDGKIGVEEFQEMVHS